One window of the Saccopteryx bilineata isolate mSacBil1 chromosome 2, mSacBil1_pri_phased_curated, whole genome shotgun sequence genome contains the following:
- the KIAA0040 gene encoding uncharacterized protein KIAA0040 homolog gives MEKVSSFFSDIWNIILTKHREGLYNTVCLGVILGLPLLVVITLVFICCHCCCSRPGKSSQQPERSAGKGKKKKKKKRKGEEDLWISAQPKLLQLEKRSSLPV, from the coding sequence ATGGAGAAGGTCAGCTCCTTCTTCAGTGACATCTGGAACATCATCCTGACCAAACACCGGGAGGGCCTCTACAACACCGTCTGCCTGGGCGTCATCCTGGGGCTGCCGCTCCTGGTGGTCATCACGCTCGTCTTCATctgctgccactgctgctgcAGCCGGCCGGGCAAGAGCAGCCAGCAGCCCGAGCGGAGCGCGGGGAAgggcaagaagaagaagaagaagaagaggaagggtgaagaagacCTCTGGATCTCGGCCCAGCCCAAGCTCCTGCAGTTGGAGAAGCGGTCGTCACTGCCCGTCTAg